Proteins co-encoded in one Campylobacter concisus genomic window:
- a CDS encoding TniQ family protein, protein MIHPKPQDDELLSSWLVRVALANDAAATSFTNMHFREYARNIIWQRDLDIWCPQDLMKRLSEKSHLSKEQILDMTLKSYEGKLQEHINGRTRTRFVQPLGNYCHIKRNGGLRFCPKCLKEDIVPYFRKTWRLSFYTACIKHDCFLHSRCPTCGSPLVIYKHYNERDFTFCYKCGTDLKTAPAHTINKLSYGLKAVECLLQILSEGYGIKFGKKVASIDFFHFLKQINKMIYLWRKTDGVFEHEILGDVIKFNTTTKNKCYEDFITIEEQYLLYSGSCFLIQSDSNFKDFIQNNHILQCHIYKDFR, encoded by the coding sequence GTGATTCATCCAAAGCCTCAAGACGACGAATTACTATCGTCATGGCTAGTAAGAGTAGCTCTAGCAAACGATGCAGCAGCTACATCTTTTACTAACATGCATTTTAGAGAATATGCAAGAAATATTATCTGGCAAAGGGATTTGGATATATGGTGTCCTCAAGATCTTATGAAGCGACTCTCGGAAAAAAGTCATTTATCAAAGGAGCAAATTCTAGATATGACATTAAAAAGCTATGAAGGAAAACTACAAGAACATATTAATGGTAGAACCAGAACTCGCTTTGTACAGCCCCTTGGGAACTATTGCCATATAAAAAGAAATGGCGGATTAAGATTTTGTCCCAAATGCCTAAAGGAGGATATAGTACCCTACTTTAGAAAGACATGGAGACTTTCTTTTTATACAGCATGTATCAAGCACGACTGTTTTCTGCACAGCAGATGTCCTACATGTGGCTCTCCACTAGTAATTTATAAGCATTACAACGAAAGAGACTTTACTTTTTGCTATAAATGTGGCACCGATCTTAAAACGGCACCTGCTCATACTATAAATAAACTTTCTTACGGGCTTAAAGCAGTAGAATGTTTGCTACAAATACTAAGTGAGGGCTACGGTATAAAATTCGGAAAAAAAGTAGCGTCAATCGATTTTTTTCATTTTTTAAAACAGATTAATAAAATGATTTATTTATGGAGAAAAACAGATGGCGTATTTGAGCACGAAATATTAGGAGATGTCATAAAATTTAATACTACAACTAAAAATAAATGCTATGAGGACTTTATAACCATAGAAGAACAGTATCTACTGTATTCCGGCTCTTGTTTTTTGATTCAATCAGATTCAAATTTTAAAGATTTTATTCAAAATAATCACATATTGCAGTGTCATATATATAAAGATTTTAGATAA
- a CDS encoding TonB-dependent receptor domain-containing protein gives MRLAISLTAATMVLFANGANPDVIKPIKDFTPPPPYTPNIAQSAFPENQFNRVPRDDYFFVTDLLDNSMDKFHVAGGFYGRTFYSSGLFKYRGANFYTILNANFSKANRYKDGGGREWNYGYARQGQSAVVGFVPSELSEFRFTLVHDNIDDDKQPHHTADSIKTQRYIGKFNARLGKEDLSNTLNFEIALRDVSRRNDNYHLRRADPSNMVKVEVDRKIIDTELKYDVDFSNWHNVVGTGYQHDNHEGKRYRKIGNDWVLNGFRFADVTNKKTRVFDTLSYKFTDAHKLSLALNYDWMKSNLNDLNTVYNGASAINTVAKLIKQIYGKDFDGNIKQNGLSASLKYDFTPNKQDNYYVAIESLYRMPSNMERFSSLYGPTTRGWISNPFIKPERHNRVNLGFTYKSEFYKEYMSSRQGEDSFSLGGYFIADDAQDLVIYDRRHSAAAAPMNKNAVITRNVDARIYSVNLRGEYNFARNFGLKTSLFYNYGQNKTDDRPLYQIRPFEANLAFDYKDYASFGSYNIGTAVRYVAKQNRGDFDKATGFGIDKREAAKSFTTMDVYGGFEFKNSWGVRLGVTNIFDKDYAEFISGEHVGALDPDPVVRAPGRAVFVSFHSSF, from the coding sequence ATGAGATTAGCTATCAGTCTGACTGCGGCTACGATGGTACTATTTGCAAACGGTGCAAATCCCGACGTTATAAAGCCGATAAAGGATTTTACGCCTCCGCCGCCTTATACGCCAAACATCGCTCAAAGCGCGTTTCCCGAAAATCAATTCAACCGCGTGCCAAGGGATGATTATTTTTTTGTGACGGATTTGCTCGATAATTCGATGGACAAATTTCACGTCGCGGGCGGATTTTACGGCAGGACGTTTTATAGTTCGGGACTTTTTAAATACCGCGGTGCAAATTTCTATACGATTTTAAACGCGAACTTTTCTAAAGCCAATCGCTACAAAGACGGTGGCGGCAGGGAATGGAACTACGGCTATGCCAGGCAGGGGCAAAGCGCGGTCGTGGGTTTCGTGCCTAGTGAGCTAAGTGAGTTTAGATTTACGCTAGTGCACGATAATATTGACGACGACAAGCAGCCTCACCATACTGCCGACTCGATAAAGACGCAACGATATATCGGTAAGTTTAACGCCAGGCTAGGTAAAGAGGATTTATCTAATACGTTAAATTTTGAAATAGCATTACGCGACGTGAGCAGAAGAAACGACAATTATCATTTGCGCCGCGCAGACCCTTCTAATATGGTAAAGGTAGAAGTAGATAGAAAGATTATAGATACGGAGCTAAAATACGATGTTGATTTTTCAAACTGGCACAATGTGGTCGGTACAGGATATCAGCACGATAATCATGAGGGCAAAAGATATCGTAAAATAGGCAATGATTGGGTTTTAAACGGCTTTAGGTTTGCAGACGTAACGAATAAAAAAACGAGAGTTTTTGATACGCTAAGCTATAAATTTACTGACGCGCACAAGCTCAGTCTAGCTCTAAACTACGACTGGATGAAGTCGAATTTAAATGATTTAAATACGGTTTATAACGGAGCAAGCGCGATAAATACCGTCGCTAAGCTTATTAAACAAATTTACGGCAAAGACTTTGACGGCAACATAAAACAGAATGGCTTAAGCGCTAGCCTAAAATACGACTTCACGCCCAATAAGCAAGATAATTACTATGTGGCTATAGAAAGTCTTTATCGTATGCCGAGCAATATGGAACGCTTTAGCAGTCTCTATGGGCCGACTACTAGAGGCTGGATCAGCAATCCGTTTATTAAGCCCGAGCGCCACAACCGCGTAAATTTGGGCTTTACCTATAAGAGCGAATTTTATAAAGAATACATGAGCTCGCGTCAGGGCGAGGATAGCTTTAGTCTGGGCGGATACTTTATCGCAGACGACGCGCAGGATCTAGTTATCTACGATCGTCGCCACTCGGCCGCTGCCGCGCCGATGAATAAAAACGCCGTCATCACGCGCAACGTTGATGCTAGGATTTACAGCGTAAATTTGCGCGGGGAGTATAATTTCGCGCGAAATTTCGGGCTAAAAACTTCGTTATTTTACAACTACGGACAAAATAAAACCGACGACAGACCGCTCTATCAGATCCGCCCGTTTGAGGCAAATTTGGCCTTTGATTACAAGGACTACGCGAGCTTTGGCAGCTACAATATCGGCACGGCGGTGCGCTACGTAGCAAAGCAAAATAGAGGAGATTTCGATAAAGCCACCGGCTTTGGCATCGACAAGCGTGAAGCGGCTAAGAGCTTTACGACGATGGACGTTTACGGCGGATTTGAGTTTAAAAACAGCTGGGGCGTGAGGCTTGGCGTGACGAATATCTTTGATAAAGATTACGCCGAGTTTATCAGCGGCGAGCACGTAGGAGCGCTAGATCCTGATCCTGTGGTGCGCGCGCCGGGGAGGGCGGTGTTTGTCAGCTTCCACTCTAGTTTTTAA